Proteins from one Fragaria vesca subsp. vesca linkage group LG6, FraVesHawaii_1.0, whole genome shotgun sequence genomic window:
- the LOC101296021 gene encoding centromere/kinetochore protein zw10 homolog codes for MDALLDSINVRELLSAQDLSDPTAPLSAPDLRLLIQRLDSHSLKIKSKVQSYLLSHQHDFADLFSLCNDAVSRSQTISDDVAHLLASLSDRPVEAEIGQIMKQMSSATKEAREKRELLELVGAILEISEKLKAAREAVRSGRLRFAAEQVRELKKALRVCGDDIVDEGEPVVYGLLRKEWSDCFDEIQEVLMRFMDNAVRFEGETNRIRVKYVLSIDGNDGIELKTVLEALDVVGVLNYGLAKVADLIIKHAISPALNFGAPVSFVTEINPDSQAMTEAILKIVPSNDPKIKKMDGEAIYSRIIEVIKFINKYICFQEGSWSRCFGRLTWSRISELIISKFLSKVVPQDASKLADFLKIINCTSEFETALREMKFISVSENKDNQLSSFAENVEVHFASKKKTEILGRARNLLLQCDFAISQENTRRKGKHDGAAANNPEDVDLLFLSERCVVSKAAIQLMKLVHETLKDVCLSSPRVALEFYRAARDALLLYEVVIPVKLERQLGGINQVPVLMHNDCLYLSQEVLGLAFEYRSDFPTSMKEHAVFVDMAPRFHLMAEEILQRQIQLVVRSLREALDGADGFQNTHQMQQFQSAKFSIDQVVFILEKVHIIWEPLLLPSTYKKSMCTVLESVFSRITKDILLLDDMAAEETLELQRLIHLMLENLTSLLESLAALQIEKSQEGMTYLDDLIPSLRKIRKLAELLDMPLKAITNAWETGELLNSGFTSSEVEDFIKAIFQDSPLRKDCLWRIHGNF; via the exons GTCCAATCCTACCTCCTCTCCCACCAACACGACTTCGCCGACCTCTTCTCCCTCTGCAACGACGCCGTTTCCCGCTCCCAAACCATCTCCGACGACGTCGCTCACCTCCTCGCCTCGCTCTCCGACCGCCCCGTCGAGGCCGAGATCGGCCAGATCATGAAGCAGATGAGCTCCGCGACGAAGGAGGCCAGGGAGAAGCGCGAGCTGCTGGAGCTGGTTGGGGCGATTCTGGAAATCAGCGAGAAACTGAAGGCGGCGAGGGAGGCGGTGAGGAGCGGGCGGCTGAGGTTCGCGGCGGAGCAGGTGAGGGAGCTGAAGAAGGCGCTTAGGGTTTGCGGTGATGATATTGTTGATGAGGGAGAGCCTGTGGTTTATGGCTTGCTGAGGAAGGAGTGGTCTGACTGCTTTGATGAG ATTCAAGAGGTGCTGATGAGGTTCATGGACAATGCGGTGCGTTTCGAGGGTGAAACTAATAGAATTCGGGTCAAGTATGTACTGAGCATTGATGGGAACGATGGGATTGAGCTCAAGACAGTGTTAGAAGCTTTGGAT GTCGTTGGCGTTTTAAACTATGGACTTGCTAAAGTAGCTGACTTGATAATCAAGCACGCCATCTCTCCAGCACTAAACTTTGGAGCGCCTGTGTCCTTTGTAACAGAAATAAATCCAGACTCACAAGCAATGACGGAGGCTATACTGAAGATTGTACCATCAAATGATCCTAAG ATCAAAAAAATGGATGGGGAGGCTATCTATTCGAGGATTATTGAGGTTATAAAGTTTATTAACAAATATATTTGCTTTCAAGAGGGTTCTTGGAGTCGATGCTTTGGAAGATTGACATGGTCAAGAATATCAGAGTTGATTATTTCTAAGTTTCTTTCCAAG GTTGTCCCCCAAGATGCTTCGAAACTTGCAGACTTTCTAAAGATTATCAATTGTACTTCTGAGTTTGAGACTGCTTTAAGGGAAATGAAGTTCATTTCAGTTTCTGAAAACAAAGATAATCAGTTGAGTAGTTTCGCTGAAAACGTCGAGGTTCACTTTGCATCCAAGAAGAAGACAGAAATCCTGGGAAGAGCTAGGAATTTGCTTCTACAATGTGACTTTGCTATTTCTCAA GAGAATACAAGGAGGAAAGGTAAGCATGATGGGGCTGCTGCCAATAATCCAGAAGATGTTGACTTATTATTTCTGTCGGAGCGGTGTGTGGTGTCCAAAGCAGCAATTCAATTAATGAAGTTAGTGCATGAGACACTCAAG GATGTTTGCTTGTCATCCCCTAGAGTTGCATTGGAATTTTATCGTGCTGCTAGGGATGCACTACTTCTATATGAAGTTGTCATACCTGTCAAG CTAGAACGGCAGCTTGGTGGCATCAACCAGGTCCCTGTTCTCATGCACAATGATTGCCTTTATCTATCTCAGGAGGTTCTTGGGCTTGCATTTGAG TATCGCTCAGACTTTCCAACTTCAATGAAAGAGCATGCTGTATTTGTTGATATGGCTCCAAGATTTCATCTCATGGCAGAGGAAATACTGCAGAGACAAATCCAACTTGTGGTTCGTAGCTTGAGAGAG GCTCTAGATGGCGCTGATGGATTCCAGAATACCCATCAAATGCAACAATTCCAATCTGCAAAATTTAGTATAGATCAG GTTGTTTTCATTTTGGAGAAAGTACACATTATATGGGAGCCGCTCTTATTGCCTTCAACTTACAAGAAAAGCATGTGTACAGTTCTAGAGTCAGTTTTTTCTAGAATCACAAAAGACATACTCCTTTTAGATGATATGGCAGCAGAAGAAACGTTAGAG CTTCAAAGACTGATTCACTTGATGCTGGAAAACCTAACTTCTTTGTTGGAGTCTTTGGCTGCTCTTCAAATTGAGAAGTCACAAGAGGGCATGACATATCTTGATGATCTTATACCATCATTACGAAAAATTCGTAAATTGGCAG AATTATTAGATATGCCCTTGAAAGCGATCACTAATGCTTGGGAAACTGGGGAACTTCTAAATAGTGGCTTTACTTCGTCAGAG GTAGAAGATTTCATCAAAGCAATCTTTCAAGACTCACCTTTACGGAAAGACTGCTTATGGAGGATACATGGCAACTTTTAA